From the genome of Pseudomonas sp. Teo4, one region includes:
- the speB gene encoding agmatinase: protein MAKHGYESGRLNLPFVGHCTFAKSPVCTDWAAINADVAILGAPNDMGTQWRSGARFGPRGIREASTLFSFGHAGAYDFEDDATYLTDDQLRMVDVGDADIVHTDMATSNANIESAVRQILAAGAMPVVLGGDHSIHAPVIKAFEGRGPIHIVHFDAHLDFVDERHGVRYGHGSPLRRASELDHIVGMTQLGIRNVSSSNRDDYDAAREAGSQILSVRDVRRLGCEGVMAKIPEGRDYYITIDIDGFDPSIAPGTGTPSHGGFQYYEVLEIIQALARRSQGRIVGMDLVEVAPAYDPAGVTSILAAQLLMNSIGFIFHARANAR from the coding sequence ATGGCAAAGCACGGTTATGAATCCGGCCGCCTGAACCTGCCCTTCGTGGGCCATTGCACCTTCGCCAAGTCCCCTGTGTGCACCGACTGGGCGGCGATCAATGCCGATGTCGCGATTCTTGGCGCCCCCAACGACATGGGTACCCAGTGGCGTTCCGGCGCACGTTTCGGGCCACGCGGCATCCGCGAGGCATCGACCCTGTTCTCCTTCGGCCATGCCGGCGCCTACGACTTCGAAGACGACGCGACCTACCTGACCGATGACCAGCTGCGCATGGTCGATGTCGGTGACGCCGACATCGTGCATACCGACATGGCCACCAGCAACGCCAACATCGAATCGGCCGTACGGCAGATTCTCGCGGCCGGTGCCATGCCAGTCGTGCTGGGCGGTGACCATTCGATCCATGCCCCTGTGATCAAGGCGTTTGAAGGGCGCGGGCCGATCCACATCGTGCATTTCGACGCCCACCTCGACTTCGTCGACGAGCGTCATGGCGTGCGCTACGGCCATGGCAGCCCGCTGCGCCGGGCCTCGGAGCTGGACCATATCGTCGGCATGACCCAGCTGGGTATCCGCAACGTGTCGTCCTCCAACCGTGACGACTACGATGCCGCCCGCGAGGCCGGCTCGCAGATTCTCTCGGTGCGTGACGTGCGTCGCCTGGGCTGCGAAGGCGTAATGGCGAAAATCCCCGAGGGCCGCGATTACTACATCACCATCGACATCGACGGTTTCGACCCCTCCATCGCGCCGGGCACCGGCACGCCGAGCCACGGCGGTTTCCAGTACTACGAAGTGCTGGAAATCATCCAGGCGCTGGCCCGCCGCAGCCAGGGCCGGATCGTCGGCATGGACCTGGTGGAAGTGGCCCCGGCCTACGACCCGGCGGGCGTTACCTCGATCCTTGCCGCGCAATTGCTGATGAACAGCATCGGTTTCATCTTCCACGCGCGCGCCAACGCTCGCTGA
- a CDS encoding amino acid ABC transporter ATP-binding protein: MPSEPLIQLSDVHLAFGDNQVLRGIDLQVQAGQAVSIIGPSGSGKSTILRCITGLLRPQRGSIRIGTTEVRDLRSEAELIALRKQVGFVFQQYNLFPHLSVLDNLLIAPTKVLGRARDEARDEALVLLDKVRLRHKADAFPGQLSGGQQQRVAIARALAMRPRLMLFDEVTSALDPETVGEVLAVIRALTEEGMTCVLVTHEMRFAEEISDQVYFTEHGRIVEHGSAEQVFRAPRHERTRSFLQHAQGEAGQRPGRPAPDLLSNLGRYSLSV, from the coding sequence ATGCCTTCTGAACCCTTGATCCAGCTGAGCGACGTGCACCTGGCCTTTGGCGACAACCAGGTCCTGCGCGGCATCGATCTGCAGGTGCAGGCTGGCCAGGCGGTGTCGATCATCGGGCCATCGGGTTCCGGCAAGTCGACCATCCTGCGCTGCATCACCGGCCTGCTGCGCCCACAGCGCGGCAGCATCCGCATCGGCACCACCGAAGTGCGCGACCTGCGCAGCGAAGCCGAGCTGATTGCCTTGCGCAAACAGGTTGGTTTCGTGTTTCAGCAATACAACCTGTTCCCTCACCTGAGCGTGCTGGACAACCTGCTGATCGCCCCGACCAAGGTCCTTGGCCGTGCTCGCGACGAGGCCCGCGACGAGGCGTTGGTGCTGCTGGACAAAGTGCGCCTGCGGCACAAGGCCGATGCCTTCCCCGGGCAGTTGTCCGGCGGCCAGCAACAGCGCGTGGCGATTGCCCGAGCATTGGCCATGCGGCCCCGACTGATGCTGTTCGACGAAGTGACTTCGGCGCTCGACCCGGAAACGGTCGGCGAAGTGCTGGCCGTCATCCGTGCACTCACCGAGGAGGGCATGACCTGCGTGCTGGTAACCCATGAAATGCGCTTTGCCGAGGAAATCAGCGACCAGGTCTACTTCACCGAGCATGGCCGCATCGTCGAGCACGGCAGTGCCGAGCAAGTGTTTCGTGCGCCACGTCACGAGCGTACACGCAGCTTCCTGCAGCATGCCCAGGGCGAGGCCGGCCAGCGTCCAGGCCGCCCAGCCCCGGACCTGTTGAGCAACCTGGGGCGATACAGCCTCAGCGTATGA
- a CDS encoding LysR family transcriptional regulator, producing the protein MIQLHDVDLKLLRVFTTIVKCGGFSAAQAALNAGQSTISEQMTHLETRLGVKLCQRGRSGFRLTEQGVAIHEATLRLLSAVESFCMDADVLKQHISGKLNLGIIDSTLTDAASPLPRTTQRFVSRGHDAHLHIYIGAPAELEERVLDGRLHLAIGHFPLRVPGLSYLPLYDEGLGLYCGRRHPLYASKAANGRLLEEVRNCHIVVRGYMQQYDLEQLGVSKAAATVENIEAAAILIISGAYIGFLPVHFAEQWVKTGDMRRLGASTLDLTSPFDVITRRGVSPPPILQAFLEDLNACMLQV; encoded by the coding sequence TTGATCCAGCTCCACGACGTCGACCTGAAGCTGCTCAGGGTATTCACCACCATCGTCAAATGTGGTGGATTTTCCGCAGCGCAGGCTGCGCTCAACGCCGGCCAATCGACCATCAGCGAACAGATGACGCACCTGGAGACCCGCCTGGGGGTCAAGCTGTGCCAACGCGGGCGCAGCGGCTTTCGCCTGACCGAGCAAGGCGTGGCCATTCATGAGGCCACGCTGCGCCTGCTCAGCGCAGTGGAAAGCTTCTGCATGGACGCCGACGTGCTCAAGCAGCACATCAGCGGCAAGCTCAACCTCGGCATCATCGACTCCACCCTGACCGACGCCGCCTCGCCGCTGCCGCGCACCACCCAGCGCTTCGTCTCGCGCGGGCACGATGCCCACCTGCACATCTACATCGGCGCCCCGGCAGAGCTGGAAGAGCGCGTGCTGGACGGCCGGCTGCACCTGGCCATCGGCCACTTTCCCCTGCGCGTTCCGGGGCTGTCCTACCTGCCGCTCTATGACGAGGGGCTTGGGCTTTACTGTGGCCGCCGCCATCCGCTGTATGCCAGCAAGGCGGCGAACGGGCGCCTGCTGGAAGAGGTTCGCAACTGCCATATCGTCGTGCGCGGCTACATGCAGCAGTACGACCTGGAGCAATTGGGCGTGAGCAAGGCCGCGGCCACCGTGGAGAACATTGAGGCGGCGGCGATCCTGATCATTTCCGGCGCCTACATCGGCTTCCTGCCGGTGCATTTCGCCGAGCAGTGGGTCAAGACCGGTGACATGCGCCGCCTGGGCGCCAGCACGCTGGACCTGACTTCTCCGTTCGATGTCATTACCCGGCGCGGGGTCTCACCACCACCGATCCTGCAGGCATTTCTCGAAGACCTGAACGCCTGCATGCTCCAGGTCTGA
- a CDS encoding HD domain-containing phosphohydrolase, with protein sequence MTNPGRGVSLQLLVALAIMLGMLVLGVGLAWQGYRAIQQTLVAAAGDTAEQFGRTIDERARRLVDPVQSSIRLLAVNPTAHTLAQRLERLALLVESLNANTMLSAAYVGYPNGEFILVRPLRTPQLLERFAAPPGTAFLVQSVSQGEGGAMLGEWRFYDRDLTLLESRGKPDYHYDPRPRPWFVEASSQPQTVLTRPYVFFTTGQIGLTMAQRSADGASVIGMDVAVDDLASQSRDLRITAGTQIAVVDDLGNVVAYPDLVRVIVREGEAVRLSRLAELGIPSLARIYAGQPRSSRPQPYEVQGQTWYGMRVPFTTLTGQELQVLIAVPAHELLAGARTVLFEQLLWTVALMAVLLLLGGLLGQRIGRPLRMLAEQVRALAGFDFSREVGVSSRVSEVRELSRVLSRMSGTIRSFQAITLTLARESQLERMLDGVLTHLVNAAGVSAGAVYLFDAEGASLRLAACRGEGYPAELTIDEHGRNDLASAVAHALELQGESLAVVLNDRSQALLGILVLQLQSEHAREEVRQPFRRFVEELSGAAAVAIETRQLIEAQQRLLDAMIKLLADAIDAKSPYTGGHCERVPQLAQMLLDQVVQADSGPYADFSMSENERYEFRVAAWLHDCGKITSPEYVVDKATKLETLYNRIHEVRMRFEVLWRDAELAYWRGLAAGKDPQGLQRTLEQCHAQLQEEFAFVAKANIGGEFMQDDDVERLQRIGQRRWQRHFDDRLGISRDEEQRFAGRAPVHLPVDEPLLSDRSEHQVPWGPRKPPVVSDDPRNVWGFDMRLPANASNHGELYNLSIRRGTLNDEERFKINEHIVQTIIMLNALPFPRQLRRVPAIAGNHHERMDGNGYPRRLGEDQLSIAERVMAIADIFEALTAADRPYKAPKTLSESVKILVFMARDRHVDGQLLQLFLSSGVYREYGERFLRPEQLDEVDVAYWLAQITGHSLQEG encoded by the coding sequence ATGACCAATCCTGGACGTGGTGTTTCCCTACAGTTGCTGGTGGCGCTGGCGATCATGCTGGGCATGCTGGTGCTGGGCGTCGGCCTGGCCTGGCAGGGCTATCGCGCCATTCAGCAGACCTTGGTAGCTGCTGCCGGCGATACGGCCGAGCAATTTGGCCGAACCATTGACGAGCGTGCCCGACGCCTGGTCGACCCGGTGCAAAGCAGCATTCGCCTGCTTGCCGTCAACCCGACTGCACACACCTTGGCCCAGCGTCTGGAGCGGTTGGCGCTGCTGGTCGAAAGCCTGAACGCCAACACGATGCTCAGCGCCGCCTACGTGGGTTACCCCAACGGCGAGTTCATCCTGGTTCGCCCCCTGCGCACGCCCCAGTTGCTCGAGCGTTTCGCCGCACCGCCAGGCACGGCGTTTCTTGTACAGAGCGTCAGCCAGGGGGAGGGTGGGGCGATGCTTGGCGAGTGGCGCTTCTACGACCGTGACTTGACCTTGCTCGAGTCGCGGGGCAAACCGGATTACCATTACGACCCACGTCCACGCCCCTGGTTCGTCGAGGCCTCCAGCCAGCCCCAGACCGTACTGACCCGCCCCTATGTGTTCTTCACCACTGGCCAGATTGGCCTGACCATGGCCCAGCGCAGCGCCGATGGCGCGTCGGTGATCGGCATGGATGTAGCCGTCGACGACCTGGCCAGCCAGAGCCGCGATCTGCGCATCACCGCCGGCACCCAGATCGCCGTGGTCGACGACCTGGGCAATGTGGTGGCTTACCCGGACCTTGTGCGGGTGATCGTGCGCGAAGGGGAGGCGGTGCGCCTGTCGCGCCTTGCTGAACTGGGTATCCCCAGCCTTGCGCGGATCTACGCCGGCCAGCCGCGAAGCAGCCGGCCACAGCCGTATGAGGTGCAGGGACAGACCTGGTATGGCATGCGCGTGCCCTTCACCACCCTCACGGGGCAGGAGTTACAGGTGCTGATCGCTGTGCCGGCCCACGAACTGTTGGCCGGAGCGCGCACGGTGCTGTTCGAACAACTGCTGTGGACAGTGGCATTGATGGCCGTGCTGCTGCTGTTGGGTGGGCTGCTCGGGCAACGTATTGGCCGCCCGCTGCGGATGCTAGCCGAGCAGGTGCGGGCGCTGGCCGGTTTCGACTTCAGCCGTGAGGTGGGGGTGTCTTCGCGGGTGTCCGAGGTGCGTGAGCTGAGCCGTGTGCTGAGCCGCATGTCCGGCACCATCCGCAGCTTCCAGGCGATTACCCTCACGCTTGCCCGCGAAAGCCAGCTGGAGCGCATGCTCGATGGCGTGCTCACGCATCTGGTGAACGCCGCCGGGGTCAGTGCCGGTGCGGTCTACCTGTTCGATGCAGAGGGTGCGTCGTTGCGCCTGGCCGCCTGCCGTGGCGAGGGCTACCCGGCCGAGCTGACGATCGACGAGCACGGGCGCAACGATCTGGCCAGCGCCGTGGCCCACGCCCTCGAACTGCAAGGGGAAAGCCTGGCGGTGGTGCTCAATGACCGCAGCCAGGCGCTGCTCGGCATTCTGGTGCTGCAGCTGCAAAGTGAGCATGCCCGCGAAGAAGTACGCCAGCCGTTCCGGCGCTTCGTCGAGGAGTTGTCGGGCGCCGCCGCCGTGGCCATCGAGACGCGCCAGTTGATCGAGGCCCAGCAACGTCTGCTCGATGCCATGATCAAGCTGCTGGCCGACGCCATCGACGCCAAGAGCCCCTACACCGGTGGCCACTGCGAACGGGTACCGCAACTGGCGCAGATGCTGCTGGACCAGGTCGTGCAGGCCGACAGTGGCCCTTATGCCGACTTCAGCATGAGCGAAAACGAACGCTACGAGTTCCGGGTGGCGGCCTGGCTGCACGATTGCGGCAAGATCACCAGCCCGGAATACGTGGTGGACAAGGCCACCAAGCTGGAGACCTTGTACAACCGCATTCATGAGGTACGCATGCGCTTCGAGGTGCTCTGGCGCGATGCCGAGCTTGCCTACTGGCGAGGGCTGGCCGCAGGTAAAGACCCACAGGGGCTGCAACGCACCCTGGAGCAGTGCCACGCGCAGTTGCAGGAGGAATTCGCCTTCGTCGCCAAGGCCAATATCGGCGGGGAGTTCATGCAGGATGACGATGTCGAGCGTTTGCAGCGCATCGGCCAGCGTCGCTGGCAGCGGCACTTCGATGACCGCCTGGGCATCTCTCGCGATGAAGAACAGCGCTTTGCCGGCAGGGCGCCAGTGCACTTGCCGGTCGATGAGCCGCTACTGTCCGACCGCAGCGAGCACCAAGTGCCTTGGGGGCCGCGTAAACCGCCGGTGGTCAGCGACGACCCGCGCAATGTGTGGGGGTTCGACATGCGTCTGCCGGCCAACGCCAGCAATCATGGCGAGCTGTACAACCTGTCGATCCGGCGCGGCACGCTCAACGATGAAGAGCGTTTCAAGATCAACGAACACATCGTGCAGACCATCATCATGCTCAACGCGTTGCCATTCCCGCGTCAGCTCAGGCGCGTGCCGGCCATTGCCGGCAACCATCACGAACGCATGGACGGCAACGGTTACCCGCGTCGGTTGGGCGAAGACCAGCTGAGCATCGCCGAACGGGTCATGGCCATCGCCGACATCTTCGAAGCCCTGACCGCCGCCGACCGCCCGTACAAGGCGCCGAAGACGTTGTCAGAATCGGTGAAGATTCTGGTGTTCATGGCTCGCGACCGGCATGTCGACGGGCAGCTGCTGCAGCTGTTCTTAAGCAGCGGGGTGTACCGTGAGTACGGCGAACGGTTCCTGCGCCCCGAGCAGCTCGACGAAGTGGACGTGGCGTACTGGCTGGCACAGATCACGGGGCATTCGCTGCAGGAGGGCTGA
- a CDS encoding cysteine dioxygenase family protein has translation MSRESVIQPFLAQVRAIHERGVDRAALQQIVVLLEGLASRRELFNFERFPAPDAVSGETQFRYRLNDDGEAPTLYVNSLLPGKATLPHNHETWAIIVAVEGQELNRVYRREDDGSDPARADLLLEREIVVQPGTSVAFLGEDLHGIRVEGQSPTLHFHLYGRPLESLDNRYGVKEDGSVVNYNKSQMAPSIQAYGL, from the coding sequence ATGTCCCGTGAATCCGTGATCCAGCCATTCCTTGCGCAAGTGCGCGCCATCCATGAACGCGGCGTCGACCGTGCGGCCTTGCAGCAGATCGTCGTGCTGCTCGAAGGCCTGGCCAGCCGCCGCGAGCTGTTCAATTTCGAACGCTTTCCAGCGCCGGACGCAGTCAGTGGCGAGACCCAGTTCCGCTATCGCCTCAACGACGATGGCGAGGCGCCGACCCTCTACGTCAACTCGTTGCTGCCTGGCAAGGCGACCCTGCCGCACAACCATGAGACCTGGGCGATCATCGTCGCGGTCGAAGGCCAGGAGCTGAACCGCGTCTATCGCCGTGAGGATGATGGCAGCGACCCGGCCCGCGCCGACCTGCTGCTGGAGCGTGAGATCGTCGTGCAGCCGGGCACGTCGGTGGCTTTCCTGGGCGAAGACCTGCATGGCATTCGCGTCGAAGGCCAAAGCCCGACCTTGCATTTTCACCTGTATGGCCGCCCGCTCGAATCCCTCGACAACCGTTACGGCGTCAAGGAAGACGGCAGCGTGGTGAACTACAACAAATCACAGATGGCGCCTTCCATCCAAGCCTACGGCCTTTGA
- a CDS encoding amino acid ABC transporter permease — protein sequence MATETLTTLWHWTPTLAAGLVQNIQISLGAIALGSVLGLFIGVLALSPLAALRGLARLWVQVFRNAPWLVLIYFTSYVFPFEVQVGRTWLAFPDWLKVTVGLALPASANVAEIFRGAVASIPATQWEAARSLAFSRGQIFRSIILPQCLKRMLPPWMNLYAVVTMGTALASLVGVHDLIDSAQIAANTVNQTGFTVLVYASVLVLFFLYCYPISRLTQRLERRYAF from the coding sequence ATGGCCACTGAAACCCTGACCACCTTGTGGCACTGGACCCCGACCCTGGCTGCCGGCCTGGTGCAGAACATCCAGATCAGCCTTGGCGCCATTGCCCTGGGCAGTGTGCTGGGCCTGTTCATAGGCGTGCTCGCACTGTCGCCGCTGGCTGCTTTGCGCGGGCTGGCCCGGCTGTGGGTGCAGGTGTTTCGCAATGCGCCCTGGCTGGTGCTGATCTACTTCACTTCCTACGTGTTCCCTTTCGAAGTGCAGGTCGGGCGCACCTGGCTGGCGTTTCCCGACTGGCTGAAAGTCACCGTGGGCCTTGCCTTGCCCGCCAGTGCCAACGTCGCCGAGATTTTCCGTGGCGCGGTGGCCTCGATTCCGGCAACGCAATGGGAAGCGGCGCGTTCGCTGGCCTTCAGCCGTGGCCAGATCTTCCGTTCGATCATCTTGCCGCAGTGCCTCAAGCGCATGCTGCCGCCGTGGATGAACCTCTACGCCGTGGTGACCATGGGCACCGCCCTGGCTTCGCTGGTGGGCGTGCACGACCTGATCGACAGCGCGCAGATCGCCGCCAACACAGTCAACCAGACTGGCTTCACCGTGCTGGTGTACGCCAGCGTGCTGGTGCTGTTCTTCCTCTATTGCTACCCGATTTCCCGACTCACCCAACGCCTGGAGCGCCGCTATGCCTTCTGA
- the metC gene encoding cystathionine beta-lyase → MSASITPAHLHDWLFDGQEIALFDVREHGQYGEAHLFHAVNLPYSRLEIDAPRLAPNPAVRMVVYDLEGGELGRRAARRLEALGYRSVYWLEGGSLAWQAAGHELFAGVHLPSKAFGELVEHACHTPRISAGQLAEWQREGKPLVLLDGRPLEEFAKMSIPGATCCPNGELGYRLEDLVSDPHTPVVVNCAGRTRSIIGAQTLINLGIDNPVYALENGTQGWYLVDLPLDHGSQRHYPAHGGQALAQQRERARQLARQAGVQWASAASVRSWAEAGERSLFLCDVRTPEEFARGSLSGAQHAPGGQLVQGTDLYIGVRKGRVVLFDDDGVRAPIAASWLRQMGHEAYVLEGGLSSGLALPSPVAPAVSLVEAGAEELDGALLIDLRPSTAYRKRHLQGARWSIRPRLADHVQGETRKLVFIADEPKVAQLALGELPASQQSSARLFPKALLDDWPQVENDLSLADADCIDFLFFVHDRHAGNKDAARQYLAWETGLIAQMSPAQIASFTPLTAAEPLATRLVHAGRGEPGQGAHGVNVPVSRLSTVLFDNVAAMRDARSRRDQERVLSYGARGNPTAHALEDLVSELEGGYRTKLFATGLQAISQTFLAYLRPGDHLLVSDGVYGPVRRLARELLEPFGVQVQYFAADGRGLESALQPNTRMVYSESPSSLLYELSDLPAMAALCKPRGILLAIDNTWASGYLHQPLALGADISIMALTKYLGGHSDVMMGSVCTTERAFAALSRMSDTCGCTVSPDDAWLVLRGARSLASRMAVHERQGLEIARWLQGREEVAQVFHPALPEHSGHYLWQRDFKGGNGLLSFTFAQPDAARAEAFVNGLRLFGIGASWGGYESLVTLADVSERNAAPVLPGALVRLHVGLEDVRSLQRDLDQALWGSAM, encoded by the coding sequence ATGAGCGCGAGCATTACCCCCGCACACCTGCATGACTGGCTGTTCGACGGCCAAGAGATCGCCCTGTTCGACGTGCGCGAACACGGCCAGTACGGCGAGGCCCACCTGTTCCACGCCGTTAACCTGCCGTACAGCCGCCTTGAAATCGATGCACCGCGCCTGGCGCCGAATCCGGCGGTACGCATGGTGGTCTATGACCTTGAGGGCGGCGAACTGGGCCGGCGCGCGGCGCGGCGTCTCGAAGCCCTGGGCTACCGGTCAGTGTATTGGCTTGAAGGCGGCAGCCTGGCGTGGCAGGCGGCGGGGCATGAGCTGTTTGCCGGTGTGCATTTGCCTTCCAAAGCCTTTGGTGAATTGGTCGAACATGCCTGCCATACCCCGCGCATAAGTGCCGGGCAGTTGGCCGAGTGGCAGCGCGAAGGTAAACCCTTGGTGTTACTCGATGGCCGGCCTCTGGAGGAGTTCGCCAAGATGAGCATCCCCGGGGCGACATGCTGCCCAAACGGCGAACTGGGCTACCGCCTCGAGGACCTGGTCAGCGACCCGCACACGCCCGTGGTGGTCAACTGCGCCGGCCGAACGCGCAGCATCATTGGTGCCCAGACCCTGATCAACCTGGGCATCGACAACCCGGTCTACGCCTTGGAAAACGGCACCCAGGGCTGGTACCTGGTGGACTTGCCGCTGGACCATGGCAGCCAGCGGCATTACCCGGCCCATGGCGGCCAGGCCTTGGCGCAGCAGCGTGAACGCGCCCGGCAGCTGGCTCGACAGGCCGGCGTGCAATGGGCATCGGCGGCCAGCGTTCGATCCTGGGCCGAGGCGGGGGAGCGCAGCCTGTTCCTCTGCGACGTACGCACCCCTGAAGAATTCGCCCGCGGCAGTTTGTCGGGGGCGCAACATGCCCCTGGGGGGCAGCTGGTGCAGGGGACCGACCTGTACATCGGCGTGCGCAAGGGGCGTGTGGTGCTGTTCGATGATGACGGCGTACGTGCGCCGATCGCGGCTAGCTGGCTGCGCCAGATGGGACATGAAGCCTATGTGCTCGAAGGTGGCTTGAGCAGTGGTCTGGCGCTGCCATCGCCGGTTGCGCCTGCGGTGTCGCTGGTCGAGGCGGGGGCCGAAGAGCTCGACGGTGCCTTGTTGATCGACCTGCGCCCAAGCACTGCCTACCGCAAGCGCCACTTGCAAGGTGCACGCTGGTCCATCCGCCCACGGCTGGCCGACCACGTGCAGGGCGAAACGCGCAAGCTGGTGTTCATCGCCGACGAGCCGAAGGTTGCACAGCTGGCACTCGGCGAACTGCCGGCCAGCCAACAGTCCAGCGCGCGGCTGTTTCCCAAGGCATTGCTTGACGACTGGCCACAGGTTGAAAACGATCTGTCGTTGGCCGATGCCGATTGCATCGATTTTCTGTTCTTCGTGCACGATCGCCACGCCGGCAACAAGGACGCGGCGCGCCAGTACCTGGCCTGGGAAACCGGCCTTATTGCCCAGATGAGCCCGGCGCAGATTGCCAGCTTCACCCCGCTGACCGCCGCTGAACCGCTGGCCACGCGGTTGGTGCATGCCGGCCGCGGCGAGCCGGGGCAGGGCGCCCATGGCGTCAACGTGCCGGTCAGCCGACTGAGTACGGTGCTGTTCGACAATGTTGCTGCGATGCGCGACGCCCGTAGCCGACGCGATCAGGAGCGGGTGCTGAGCTACGGTGCCCGTGGCAACCCCACGGCCCATGCCCTGGAGGACCTGGTCAGCGAGCTGGAAGGTGGCTACCGCACCAAGCTCTTTGCGACCGGCCTTCAGGCCATCAGCCAGACTTTCCTGGCCTACCTGCGCCCAGGTGACCATCTGCTGGTCAGCGATGGCGTATACGGCCCGGTTCGGCGGCTGGCCCGCGAACTGCTCGAACCCTTTGGCGTTCAGGTGCAGTATTTCGCCGCCGACGGCCGGGGCCTGGAAAGCGCCTTGCAGCCCAACACCCGGATGGTCTACAGCGAGAGCCCCAGCTCGTTGCTGTATGAACTGAGCGACCTGCCGGCCATGGCGGCGCTGTGCAAGCCGCGGGGCATCCTGTTGGCAATCGACAACACCTGGGCTTCGGGTTACCTGCACCAGCCCCTGGCACTGGGGGCGGACATTTCGATCATGGCGCTGACCAAATACCTGGGCGGCCACAGCGACGTGATGATGGGCAGCGTCTGCACCACGGAGCGGGCCTTTGCCGCGCTGTCGCGCATGAGCGACACCTGCGGCTGCACCGTCAGCCCCGACGATGCCTGGCTGGTGTTGCGCGGTGCCCGCAGCCTGGCCAGCCGCATGGCCGTGCATGAGCGCCAGGGGCTGGAAATCGCCCGCTGGCTGCAGGGCCGGGAAGAAGTGGCGCAGGTGTTTCACCCCGCCTTGCCGGAGCACTCCGGGCATTACTTGTGGCAGCGCGACTTCAAGGGCGGCAACGGATTGCTCAGCTTTACCTTCGCGCAGCCGGATGCGGCCCGTGCCGAGGCCTTCGTCAATGGATTGCGCTTGTTCGGTATTGGCGCATCTTGGGGTGGCTACGAAAGCCTGGTGACCTTGGCCGATGTCAGCGAGCGCAACGCCGCGCCGGTATTGCCGGGGGCGTTGGTGCGCCTGCATGTGGGGCTTGAGGACGTACGCTCGTTGCAGCGCGACCTGGACCAGGCCTTGTGGGGGAGTGCGATGTAA